Below is a genomic region from Cloeon dipterum chromosome 2, ieCloDipt1.1, whole genome shotgun sequence.
AGGAAAGGACAATTCAGCAGAGATGGAAGAAACTGAAAAGGAGCTGACGCAGCTGCGACTTGATGCTTTGAAAAGCAGTCTCGAGGCCAAGTGGGGCGGGAAGAACAAGAAAAAACAACGGAAATCAAATCCAGATGAGCCTTACAGCCCGACTTGTCCTCTGACGCCGGTGGATGATTTGGACTCGACCACCTCACCGGCACCGAGCCCGCCAAGCCCTGCAGTCTGTGATCCAGAAACAGACGAGGACGAGGAAGCTCTCCGACTTAGTCTGTTAAAGCAAATCAAAAAGTCTTCTGAAGACAAGGAGAATGAGACCGAGAGTACAAATAATGAAGTCCAGGTCCCAGAAACTGTAGCCAATAACAGTGATAAGCCAAAAAGTTAGGATTTGCAGTaacttttaatataattaccacaattatcttttatttaaattttagatgctGTGACCGAGCAAACTAGTTCCCACACTAATGGAAGATTTATCATATCTATAGGACCAGACTCAAGTGATTCAGAATCAGGGAGGTTAGCTGTTCGATTTTACTtgaaaggttttattttaattgaatttaaatagtgaaaaaGATCAAAACAACGTTGCTGGGAACATTGATCAAATGTTGAAGAAGATCAGGGAAACTGCGgaggagaagaaaaaaaaggtAGCTTCCCCACCAAAGAAGACTGCAGGCGGCAGGAACCAAAAGTCGCCAGCTAAACAAGTTCCTCTTAATCATCCATTGGTAAACCgattttttgcatcaaatgttttgtaatatttacaaGGACCACCAATCTAgtattcttttgaaaataagacGGTTTTTGGGAAATAGTTGACTATTTTCAGAGGTCTCAGCCTCGAGATTTCAAGCATTGGCTGGCAGGACCagcttagccgaatttttcCCGGTGGCTGGCCATTTCATTGGcagctgacaatattttaaacatgaagTGTGATAGTGCtaaacaaaagtaatttttttctttttctcttttttaccctttttaatcGAGCTGAGATAtctaatcaatttaaaaaaaccttcaaTTTCTTTGAAGTCGAGTTGGAAAAACCACCGTTTTCAGAGTTCCTTtggagctaaaaataaatcaaacaatgtattttgtttttagtcGGTGCTTtcaaaaagcaagcaagctgAGTACCTGCGTCTGAAGGCATTGCTCAAAAGGAAAGAAGAATTGCGACAGAAAAGACTGCAACACGCGACCCAAGAGAAGCTGGACAAAGCCAAAGCCAATAGTGAACTGCAGCTACCCTCGTTAAACGCGCTGGCGCAGTCTCTTCCGCTCCTCACCGAAGAGGAGAGAATCAAGCAACTGCGAGCCTTGGAAGCTGACCAGGAAAAATTCATGTGAGtcttcaatttgcaattctaTTTGTCTATCACATAGGTCCGCAGAGAGAAGAGCAAAGAGCAGGAAGAGCGACTTGCATCCCTGCGCAGAGACTTGGACAAAAACCTGAGCGACCAGCAGGAAGCGCAGGCagttgctgctgcagctggtGGTCAGCGTGCGCAACTGGAGCAGGAAGCTGAAATGTTGCGCCGCCGACTTGCGGAGGTAGAGGCAGCTGCCGCTGCTTCCTCCAAACAGCACCAAACTTACACGCTCAAACTGCATCAACTGATATCTGAGGCAAGAAGTCCATTTCCGCTGCTTCTTTTCAAGGATTTATATTTCATCcagcgaaaaaaaaatcaaaattcaccttccgaatttaaattagagacATTTCCATAAAGCTTATCGCTGTCTGTTGCACAATATTCCTTTTTCCCCACTGgtaaaaatgcgcaaaatatGATAACGAGCTCAGAAAGAAATTCCCATCAATAATGTTGCGTATCGGACAAACCTAACTGTTTCATTTCAGGAAAAAGTGTTGCAAAAGTCTGTGAGCGAAGCTAGTTTGGAGGCAGCTCGTCTACGCGCTGGCTGCTCCTTGATTCGTGAAGCGTGCTCTCACGCGCGCGGAGACAACGAAGTTAAGGCGCTTGAGGACCAACTCAACGTCTTAGACGCTTTGGCCAATGGCCCACTCTCTTACCAGAGTCCTCTCGATCACGTCAGGCATGCGCGGATCAATTagcgaattcaatttttaactatcaCATATTTGCAGGAACAAAGCAAATGGTAACTGGGATCCTAACCAAGCAGTATGTCCTGGGTTTTTGAGTGGACTATGCCGTTTTGGAAATAACTGCACTCTGCAGCATCCCTGAGTGTAAGTATCTAGGTTCCTTTCCAGGTCAATTTCAGTGCCTTAAACAAGATTTACGGATCAGCTCATTTCAAGAAGaagacaaatatatttttgtaatttgtattACATGTTCTAACATTTTTGTATCACGCGATGATGCCAAATAAAGATAACACAATAATTTGACTTGATGagttttatttacaatttacaaagAATACTGCTCCATGACGTTAAATTTACATCAACCATCTCTTTTGTACTTCTTGCTTTTGTCTTTATCACAGTCTTCACGTCTGGAACTGTCTCGAGCACTTTTATCCCGCTCAGATTTTTCTCTGtgttttgaagattttctCTCAGGGGAACGAGATTTCCTGTTCCTTGAAGATTCACGTTTCCTTTTAGAAATCACTCTGTTGGCACCAATATGCTGCACAATGGTGTTCGTGAGGAAGCGCTTGTTGGTTTTCATCAAAGGGCATTTTTTCCAACCTGAAGGCCCAACTTCAGAAGCTCTGGCAGCGCCCAACGTGGCTTCACGTAGCAGCTCCGCGACTGCACGCCTGCAAAATCCACAAATTAGgtgtggaaataaaatttcatcaaaaatttaaatttctcacttCTCCAATTCCACTTCATCATCTGCCATGGTGTATTTTAGCTTCAAAAGAATATTAATGGTGAGCCAAACGCTGCATTCTCTTGTGAAGTTGAAAatctgataaatttttaattcaattaccGCAGAATATATGTTGTTGCatcctttatttttgttatgaaaACAAACCTCTGCCTATCTCCTTACCTCTGCCTGCTACcgtgctcacaatcagaattAATAATGGCGTGGGCGTGCTCGTTCTTGTGACTTAGAAATTCGCAGAGACTTCAACGAAGCGCGGCGAGCGCGgctttcagccaatcagaggctgACATTTGCCAATGAGAGAGCTTACCTTATCGTCGCAGCTGGAAAGATTTTCCTTTGATGGTGTCTGATTGGTCGACTATAGCGCTCGACCTGCTACTCACAAGTGGCTGCATAGCGTTTGCTTGTGTAGCTGTGTTACATCCAACACCACAGAGCTGccaactgaattttaattaattaccaaaGAGCTCATTGTGCTCAGAAGTATCAAGTTCTGTTGGTACACTGCTGTTTCGAAAAGCGGAGACTGTTGAGAAAGCTCTTAGCTCTGCCCAGCTCTTCCGAATCTGCCACACCACACGTGTCGCAGAGAGTCGTTCTTCTTAAAATGGCTCCAAAAAAGACAGCACCGAAGCCCGCGGCCGCCGGCTCCAGCAAAGCCGAGGAGAAGAAAAAGCCGGCAGCTCCTGCGAAGGAAAAGGGAACCAAGGATGGCAAGGTTGAGAAGAAATCGGCCAAGCCCGCCGCCAAGCCCGCAGCCAAGCCTGCCAAGCCAGCAGTGAAGAAGGCCGACAAGCCGAAGAAAGATGCGGCGAAAGCCAAGTCCAAAACGGCTTCGAAGAAGGCTGCCATCAACAAGGCAAAGAAAGTGCAGACCAAGGTTGGTTTTTCACAATGTGGAGCTTCCGGATTATCTATTTCTGTCATCAAATGCAGGTTATTAAGGGAGCATTCGGCACGCGGGTGAGGAAAATCAGGACCTCCGTCAAGTTCCACAGGCCACACACCTTCCGGCCACCCCGCAACCCCAAATATCCCAGGAAATCGGTGCCCAGGAGAGACAGGTGtgttgatatttaaataattggatAAATTCCTCTGTTCTAATGATGAATTTCTGTGTGGGAATCTCTTTGATTTaacgaaatgaaaacaacAATATAACACGAACTGAAGCATGGCGTCACGCCATGAACATATTTTGGCTGTTTATTCTGTACAAATGTATAAAGTTCGCATCATTTGCCAACAGAATGGACGCTTTCAATGTGATCAAGTACCCTTTGACCACTGAAGCTGCCATGAAGAAGATTGAGGACAGCAATACTTTGGTCTTCTTGGTGCACACCAAGGCGAACAAGCACCACGTCAAGGCTGCAGTTAAGAAGTTGTACAAGATCAACGTGGCTAAGGTCAACACCTTGATCAGGCCCGATGGTAAGAAGAAGGCGTACGTCAAGTTGGCCAGAGACTACGATGCGTTGGACGAAGCCAACAAGATTGGCATCATCTAAATTATGACCCAACTTGTTTTGTCCCTTCgaataaatccatttttttctcacagcTTTATTGTTTTCATGAGACGTACactagcattttaaaattatctgagGTCATATTTTAACCAACAGGAATCAAAAACTCTGGGAGgataagatttattttcattttttaaatgaattagtCAACCATTAGGTATCTATATAAGaggtttcaatattttatcaaaggaATTTAATACGCCTACTTTTGAGGAGTGGTTTTAAGCAGTCTGTCGCAGCGCAATATTCAAGGTAATTTTAACCAAGCAAAattcatgcaaaatttttaaattttagttgatgTTGCAGCTTAGCAATTTAGCAAAGATAGGCTTTTGCCTTATATGATGGCGTTTTTGTAGCAAAATCACCATCGACTGTTAAACTTGCAggttgaattaataaatatattcaggaataagctaatttaatttttggaagtggttaaaaatgttctaattTATCAGATAATATTTGTAATCTATTTTATAAACTTTTTTTACCGTCTATACattgagaataatttaaattgaaaattactgcTGATCCAAGGGCTGCGAGGACGAACACAGCCACTTAACagtgctaaaatttaaattttgaaatcaaattaaatatatttatttcaaaattacctCTGTGAGTATTtagttttctaattttcgatcaaattttcatttttataacatGAACTCCTTAGGTTCCACGTTTTGAACGTGATTTTGAcgatttatttagattttcagATATATATAAACCTACAAATTTACAGTACTTGTTTAGTTTAGCTGAAAGTTGGCTTGTAAAGACGTTAAATGAAACAGATCAAAGCTCTCGACCCGTCAGgttaattaaagaatttaaaaaaatggaatgtgattttttcttaatgacGAAAATGGAGCTACATGACCTGTTAGTcagctcaatttttaaagcgtTATCTTGAACCGTTCCAAATTTCCCGGccaatatctaaaaattaggtggtatttttttccaaaaaaggaaaaccatTGACCCACTTATCGATTCGTCATGTTaagtggattttaaaatttcatcacgtaattaaattatcactgATTTTGAATCATTCATTACTAATGAGGATTATTCACtgtaaatctcaaattttgttgGATCAAACATTTTCCGCTTAAAATGGGTTGTGTTCTACAAAACACGATTTCAATATCATATTCCCGCCAAAATCTAAGTCGTCGAATTGTAAGGGGAAAACAGCATTTCGTAATTCAAtagattttttgctcttttttatccctgtccgaggactggaggaccgggaagggcgcgactgcactagcacgaatgctgaaacccgggtcccaataacaccgcgaacggacaacatgggcgcaccaggcccactcaagggccactggcctccgcaccgaggactgcattgagacgctagacattttttgtcccgtgaagccaaatcacgc
It encodes:
- the LOC135937864 gene encoding uncharacterized abhydrolase domain-containing protein DDB_G0269086-like, giving the protein MGNIYDPKTMSDVTSTDSAEEGEIRDSEEEGNRRSRNRSKHRRISPPSKNHRSVRSHKIKRPHSSRREQPPRSRKRRPSDDNEYREHIDTQIAKTRRRLQAAEKSTPPPAVSTPPAESASAEIPQEDEIQVLEVPPKTFEVVQIDDEETGKDNSAEMEETEKELTQLRLDALKSSLEAKWGGKNKKKQRKSNPDEPYSPTCPLTPVDDLDSTTSPAPSPPSPAVCDPETDEDEEALRLSLLKQIKKSSEDKENETESTNNEVQVPETVANNSDKPKNAVTEQTSSHTNGRFIISIGPDSSDSESGSEKDQNNVAGNIDQMLKKIRETAEEKKKKVASPPKKTAGGRNQKSPAKQVPLNHPLSVLSKSKQAEYLRLKALLKRKEELRQKRLQHATQEKLDKAKANSELQLPSLNALAQSLPLLTEEERIKQLRALEADQEKFIEKSKEQEERLASLRRDLDKNLSDQQEAQAVAAAAGGQRAQLEQEAEMLRRRLAEVEAAAAASSKQHQTYTLKLHQLISEARSPFPLLLFKDLYFIQRKKNQNSPSEFKLETFP
- the LOC135937558 gene encoding protein POLR1D-like, whose protein sequence is MADDEVELEKRAVAELLREATLGAARASEVGPSGWKKCPLMKTNKRFLTNTIVQHIGANRVISKRKRESSRNRKSRSPERKSSKHREKSERDKSARDSSRREDCDKDKSKKYKRDG
- the RpL23A gene encoding large ribosomal subunit protein uL23; this encodes MAPKKTAPKPAAAGSSKAEEKKKPAAPAKEKGTKDGKVEKKSAKPAAKPAAKPAKPAVKKADKPKKDAAKAKSKTASKKAAINKAKKVQTKVIKGAFGTRVRKIRTSVKFHRPHTFRPPRNPKYPRKSVPRRDRMDAFNVIKYPLTTEAAMKKIEDSNTLVFLVHTKANKHHVKAAVKKLYKINVAKVNTLIRPDGKKKAYVKLARDYDALDEANKIGII